From Homo sapiens chromosome 6, GRCh38.p14 Primary Assembly, the proteins below share one genomic window:
- the PLAGL1 gene encoding zinc finger protein PLAGL1 isoform 2 (isoform 2 is encoded by transcript variant 15), producing the protein MATFPCQLCGKTFLTLEKFTIHNYSHSRERPYKCVQPDCGKAFVSRYKLMRHMATHSPQKSHQCAHCEKTFNRKDHLKNHLQTHDPNKMAFGCEECGKKYNTMLGYKRHLALHAASSGDLTCGVCALELGSTEVLLDHLKAHAEEKPPSGTKEKKHQCDHCERCFYTRKDVRRHLVVHTGCKDFLCQFCAQRFGRKDHLTRHTKKTHSQELMKESLQTGDLLSTFHTISPSFQLKAAALPPFPLGASAQNGLASSLPAEVHSLTLSPPEQAAQPMQPLPESLASLHPSVSPGSPPPPLPNHKYNTTSTSYSPLASLPLKADTKGFCNISLFEDLPLQEPQSPQKLNPGFDLAKGNAGKVNLPKELPADAVNLTIPASLDLSPLLGFWQLPPPATQNTFGNSTLALGPGESLPHRLSCLGQQQQEPPLAMGTVSLGQLPLPPIPHVFSAGTGSAILPHFHHAFR; encoded by the exons ATGGCCACGTTCCCCTGCCAGTTATGTGGCAAGACGTTCCTCACCCTGGAGAAGTTCACGATTCACAATTATTCCCACTCCAGGGAGCGGCCGTACAAGTGTGTGCAGCCTGACTGTGGCAAAGCCTTTGTTTCCAGATATAAATTGATGAG GCATATGGCTACCCATTCTCCCCAGAAATCTCACCAGTGTGCTCACTGTGAGAAGACGTTCAACCGGAAAGACCACCTGAAAAACCACCTCCAGACCCACGACCCCAACAAAATGGCCTTTGGGTGTGAGGAGTGTGGGAAGAAGTACAACACCATGCTGGGCTATAAGAGGCACCTGGCCCTCCATGCGGCCAGCAGTGGGGACCTCACCTGTGGGGTCTGTGCCCTGGAGCTAGGGAGCACCGAGGTGCTACTGGACCACCTCAAAGCCCATGCGGAAGAGAAGCCCCCTAGCGGAACCAAGGAAAAGAAGCACCAGTGCGACCACTGTGAAAGATGCTTCTACACCCGGAAGGATGTGCGACGCCACCTGGTGGTCCACACAGGATGCAAGGACTTCCTGTGCCAGTTCTGTGCCCAGAGATTTGGGCGCAAGGATCACCTCACCCGGCATACCAAGAAGACCCACTCACAGGAGCTGATGAAAGAGAGCTTGCAGACCGGAGACCTTCTGAGCACCTTCCACACCATCTCGCCTTCATTCCAACTGAAGGCTGCTGCCTTGCCTCCTTTCCCTTTAGGAGCTTCTGCCCAGAACGGGCTTGCAAGTAGCTTGCCAGCTGAGGTCCATAGCCTCACCCTCAGTCCCCCAGAACAAGCCGCCCAGCCTATGCAGCCGCTGCCAGAGTCCCTGGCCTCCCTCCACCCCTCGGTATCCCCTGGCTCTCCTCCGCCACCCCTTCCCAATCACAAGTACAACACCACTTCTACCTCATACTCCCCACTTGCAAGCCTGCCCCTCAAAGCAGATACTAAAGGTTTTTGCAATATCAGTTTGTTTGAGGACTTGCCTCTGCAAGAGCCTCAGTCACCTCAAAAGCTCAACCCAGGTTTTGATCTGGCTAAGGGAAATGCTGGTAAAGTAAACCTGCCCAAGGAGCTGCCTGCAGATGCTGTGAACCTAACAATACCTGCCTCTCTGGACCTGTCCCCCCTGTTGGGCTTCTGGCAGCTGCCCCCTCCTGCTACCCAAAATACCTTTGGGAATAGCACTCTTGCCCTGGGGCCTGGGGAATCTTTGCCCCACAGGTTAAGCTGTCTGGGGCAGCAGCAGCAAGAACCCCCACTTGCCATGGGCACTGTGAGCCTGGGCcagctccccctgccccccatccCTCATGTGTTCTCAGCTGGCACTGGCTCTGCCATCCTGCCTCATTTCCATCATGCATTcagataa
- the PLAGL1 gene encoding zinc finger protein PLAGL1 isoform 1 (isoform 1 is encoded by transcript variant 13) encodes MATHSPQKSHQCAHCEKTFNRKDHLKNHLQTHDPNKMAFGCEECGKKYNTMLGYKRHLALHAASSGDLTCGVCALELGSTEVLLDHLKAHAEEKPPSGTKEKKHQCDHCERCFYTRKDVRRHLVVHTGCKDFLCQFCAQRFGRKDHLTRHTKKTHSQELMKESLQTGDLLSTFHTISPSFQLKAAALPPFPLGASAQNGLASSLPAEVHSLTLSPPEQAAQPMQPLPESLASLHPSVSPGSPPPPLPNHKYNTTSTSYSPLASLPLKADTKGFCNISLFEDLPLQEPQSPQKLNPGFDLAKGNAGKVNLPKELPADAVNLTIPASLDLSPLLGFWQLPPPATQNTFGNSTLALGPGESLPHRLSCLGQQQQEPPLAMGTVSLGQLPLPPIPHVFSAGTGSAILPHFHHAFR; translated from the coding sequence ATGGCTACCCATTCTCCCCAGAAATCTCACCAGTGTGCTCACTGTGAGAAGACGTTCAACCGGAAAGACCACCTGAAAAACCACCTCCAGACCCACGACCCCAACAAAATGGCCTTTGGGTGTGAGGAGTGTGGGAAGAAGTACAACACCATGCTGGGCTATAAGAGGCACCTGGCCCTCCATGCGGCCAGCAGTGGGGACCTCACCTGTGGGGTCTGTGCCCTGGAGCTAGGGAGCACCGAGGTGCTACTGGACCACCTCAAAGCCCATGCGGAAGAGAAGCCCCCTAGCGGAACCAAGGAAAAGAAGCACCAGTGCGACCACTGTGAAAGATGCTTCTACACCCGGAAGGATGTGCGACGCCACCTGGTGGTCCACACAGGATGCAAGGACTTCCTGTGCCAGTTCTGTGCCCAGAGATTTGGGCGCAAGGATCACCTCACCCGGCATACCAAGAAGACCCACTCACAGGAGCTGATGAAAGAGAGCTTGCAGACCGGAGACCTTCTGAGCACCTTCCACACCATCTCGCCTTCATTCCAACTGAAGGCTGCTGCCTTGCCTCCTTTCCCTTTAGGAGCTTCTGCCCAGAACGGGCTTGCAAGTAGCTTGCCAGCTGAGGTCCATAGCCTCACCCTCAGTCCCCCAGAACAAGCCGCCCAGCCTATGCAGCCGCTGCCAGAGTCCCTGGCCTCCCTCCACCCCTCGGTATCCCCTGGCTCTCCTCCGCCACCCCTTCCCAATCACAAGTACAACACCACTTCTACCTCATACTCCCCACTTGCAAGCCTGCCCCTCAAAGCAGATACTAAAGGTTTTTGCAATATCAGTTTGTTTGAGGACTTGCCTCTGCAAGAGCCTCAGTCACCTCAAAAGCTCAACCCAGGTTTTGATCTGGCTAAGGGAAATGCTGGTAAAGTAAACCTGCCCAAGGAGCTGCCTGCAGATGCTGTGAACCTAACAATACCTGCCTCTCTGGACCTGTCCCCCCTGTTGGGCTTCTGGCAGCTGCCCCCTCCTGCTACCCAAAATACCTTTGGGAATAGCACTCTTGCCCTGGGGCCTGGGGAATCTTTGCCCCACAGGTTAAGCTGTCTGGGGCAGCAGCAGCAAGAACCCCCACTTGCCATGGGCACTGTGAGCCTGGGCcagctccccctgccccccatccCTCATGTGTTCTCAGCTGGCACTGGCTCTGCCATCCTGCCTCATTTCCATCATGCATTcagataa